A stretch of the Gossypium hirsutum isolate 1008001.06 chromosome D07, Gossypium_hirsutum_v2.1, whole genome shotgun sequence genome encodes the following:
- the LOC107955064 gene encoding AUGMIN subunit 2 — translation MSMGTDTTWVGKKPLRRIGGMSDALSIAADLGFSVPPPPSQEEVQNLSSATGEKGDDLIKVLRELTTVQRKIADLQVELQGRKDDKNVAHLTHVSEMEKKCETLARITTILKDVIQNKDRIIARLQQPYSLDCIPVEAEYQKQFSELLMKAASDYGALTAAVTDFQWSQNFKEPPSVWGEMLRPIPVALASCTRFFEAMSATRESFATLQNLRVGHSATPLPTTPAKDPSHRAIGGDSEHTTLPAWKNETSFDDLAIKSLRSQELERQEADDENSEVGDFDPVDGTSHRRLSWPPSVKKNGL, via the exons ATGTCAATGGGGACCGATACCACTTGGGTTGGGAAGAAGCCTTTGAGGCGCATCGGAGGAATGTCCGATGCTCTCTCCATTGCCGCCGATCTTGGTTTCTCTGTTCCCCCTCCTCCTTCTCAG GAAGAAGTGCAAAACTTATCATCTGCTACAGGAGAAAAGGGTGATGACTTGATAAAGGTATTAAGAGAGCTAACCACTGTACAAAGAAAGATAGCCGATTTGCAAGTTGAACTACAGGGCCGAAAG gatgACAAAAATGTTGCACACCTTACACACGTGAGTGAAATGGAAAAGAAGTGTGAAACATTGGCGAGGATTACTACTATATTGAAAGATGTTATTCAGAATAAG GATCGAATTATAGCTCGTCTGCAACAACCGTATTCCCTAGATTGCATTCCCGTGGAAGCAGAATATCAG AAACAATTTTCCGAATTACTGATGAAGGCTGCAAGTGATTATGGTGCATTGACAGCTGCTGTTACTGATTTCCAATGGAGCCAAAACTTTAAGGAGCCTCCTTCAGTTTGGGGG GAGATGCTTCGTCCAATTCCAGTTGCATTAGCATCCTGCACCCGATTCTTTGAGGCCATGTCTGCAACGAGAGAGTCATTTGCAACACTTCAAAATTTGAGAGTGGGGCATTCTGCAACCCCATTACCAACAACACCAGCCAAGGATCCCTCCCATAGAGCAATAGGAGGAGACTCAGAGCACACAACTCTTCCGGCTTGGAAAAACGAAACGAGTTTTGATGACTTAGCTATCAAAAGCCTCAGAAGCCAAGAACTTGAACGCCAAGAAGCAGATGATGAAAATAGCGAGGTGGGGGACTTTGATCCTGTCGATGGTACAAGCCACAGGAGATTGTCTTGGCCTCCATCAGTTAAAAAGAATGGTCTGTAA
- the LOC107955063 gene encoding small ubiquitin-related modifier 1 — MSGAQEEDKKPGDQSAAHINLKVKGQDGNEVFFRIKRSTQLKKLMNAYCDRQSVDFNSIAFLFDGRRLRGEQTPDELEMEDGDEIDAMLHQTGGTSA, encoded by the exons ATGTCGGGGGCGCAAGAGGAAGATAAGAAGCCTGGCGATCAATCTGCCGCTCATATAAACCTCAAAGTTAAAGGCCAG GATGGGAATGAAGTTTTCTTTAGGATCAAAAGAAGCACTCAACTGAAGAAGCTCATGAATGCATATTGTGATCGACAATCTGTGGATTTCAACTCGATTGCCTTCTTGTTCGATGGTCGCCGCCTGCGAGGCGAGCAAACTCCTGATGAG CTGGAAATGGAGGATGGTGATGAGATCGATGCTATGCTTCACCAAACTGGTGGCACAAGCGCTTGA
- the LOC107955062 gene encoding glucan endo-1,3-beta-glucosidase 12: MVPIFASFSFLLISALFIVADCGSIGVNYGRIANNLPSATKVVELLKSQALNRVKVYDTDPAVLHALSGSGIKVTVDLPNEQLFAAAKSTSFANSWVQRNVAAYYPHTEIEAIAVGNEVFVDPHNTTKFLVPAMKNIHQALVKSNLHSDIKISSPIALSALQNSYPSSAGSFRPELIEPVFKPMLNFLRQTGSFLMVNAYPFFAYESNTDVISLDYALFRENPGVVDAGNGLRYFSLFDAQIDAVFAAMSALKYDDIRLVVTETGWPSKGDENEIGASAENAAAYNGNLVRRILTGGGTPLRPKADLTVYLFALFNENNKVGPTSERNYGLFYPTEEKVYDIPFTVEGLKNYHDRRSPEAGNQPVNGGKGGVSKSTTGNTWCVANGEAGKEKLQAALDFACGEGGADCHSIQPGATCYDPNTLEAHASFAFNSYYQKNGRHMGTCYFGGAAYVVTQPPKYGDCEFPTGY; this comes from the exons ATGGTGCCCATTTTcgcttctttctcttttttactCATTTCTGCTCTCTTCATTGTTGCAG ACTGTGGTTCTATTGGAGTAAACTACGGAAGAATCGCCAACAACCTTCCTTCAGCTACCAAAGTAGTGGAACTACTTAAATCCCAAGCTTTAAACCGTGTCAAAGTCTACGACACTGACCCGGCTGTTCTCCATGCATTATCTGGATCCGGAATCAAGGTCACCGTCGACCTCCCAAACGAGCAACTCTTCGCCGCTGCTAAAAGCACTTCCTTTGCTAACTCTTGGGTCCAGCGAAACGTCGCCGCTTACTACCCTCACACTGAAATAGAAGCCATTGCCGTCGGTAACGAAGTCTTCGTGGACCCCCACAATACGACTAAGTTCCTCGTACCCGCCATGAAAAATATCCACCAAGCTTTGGTTAAGTCCAACCTTCACTCGGATATTAAAATCTCTTCCCCCATTGCCCTTTCCGCTCTCCAAAACTCTTACCCGTCTTCTGCCGGATCTTTCCGACCCGAACTTATTGAACCCGTTTTTAAACCCATGTTGAATTTCCTCCGCCAAACCGGGTCTTTCCTTATGGTCAATGCTTATCCTTTCTTTGCTTATGAGTCAAACACGGACGTCATCTCCTTGGACTACGCTTTGTTTAGAGAGAATCCGGGTGTGGTGGATGCGGGTAACGGGTTgaggtattttagtcttttcgaCGCTCAAATCGATGCCGTTTTCGCGGCAATGTCTGCTTTGAAATATGATGATATTCGATTGGTTGTGACGGAAACGGGTTGGCCCTCAAAGGGGGATGAGAATGAGATCGGTGCTAGTGCCGAAAACGCCGCCGCTTATAACGGGAATCTGGTCCGTCGGATCTTGACCGGCGGTGGGACCCCTTTGAGACCCAAAGCAGATCTTACCGTTTATCTGTTTGCCCTTTTTAATGAAAACAACAAAGTCGGGCCTACATCCGAACGAAATTACGGCCTCTTTTACCCGACAGAGGAAAAAGTTTACGATATCCCTTTCACTGTAGAAGGGTTGAAGAATTACCATGACAGGCGGTCGCCGGAGGCCGGGAATCAACCCGTCAACGGAGGAAAAGGGGGTGTGTCGAAGAGTACGACGGGGAACACGTGGTGCGTTGCGAACGGCGAAGCTGGAAAAGAGAAGCTGCAGGCAGCTCTAGATTTCGCCTGCGGTGAAGGAGGTGCTGATTGCCATTCGATCCAACCAGGTGCCACGTGTTACGATCCCAACACCCTGGAAGCCCACGCTTCGTTCGCTTTCAACAGTTATTATCAAAAGAACGGACGCCACATGGGGACGTGTTATTTTGGCGGGGCGGCCTACGTCGTCACCCAACCCCCTA AGTATGGTGATTGCGAATTTCCGACGGGATACTGA